One window of the Fusobacterium sp. SYSU M8D902 genome contains the following:
- a CDS encoding beta-eliminating lyase-related protein: MISFKNDYSEGALPYIMEALLKTNLEQTVGYGEDEYTELGIEAIKRSIGCEDCYVRLLVGGTQTNLLTISHILRPYEAVIASDTGHISIHEAGAIEATGHKVLELPNDGEGKINVDMIRECYELYKDDFHMVKPRMVYISNPTELGTLYTKDELVSISNYCKEVGMYLYLDGARLASALASEKNDIELTDYPKYCDAFYIGGTKCGLLFGEALVITNKELERGFFCSTKQRGATLAKGRLLGIQFAELFKGDRYYQVGKHSNEMATLLKKGVLEAGYKLKTDSYTNQQFFIFPNEKIEKLGEKYRYEFWEKVDEDNSAIRFVTSWATREEDVKELIKDLKTL, encoded by the coding sequence ATGATAAGCTTTAAAAATGATTATAGCGAGGGAGCATTACCTTATATTATGGAGGCTCTATTAAAAACAAATCTAGAACAGACAGTGGGATATGGGGAAGATGAGTATACAGAGTTGGGAATAGAGGCGATAAAGAGAAGTATAGGTTGTGAAGATTGTTATGTTCGTTTATTAGTTGGAGGAACACAGACTAATCTTTTAACAATATCTCATATTTTAAGACCATACGAGGCTGTAATAGCATCAGATACAGGTCATATTAGTATACATGAGGCTGGAGCTATTGAGGCAACTGGACATAAGGTTCTTGAATTACCAAATGATGGTGAGGGAAAAATAAATGTAGATATGATAAGAGAGTGTTATGAGCTATATAAAGATGATTTTCATATGGTAAAACCTAGAATGGTATATATTTCTAATCCAACAGAATTAGGTACATTATACACAAAAGATGAGTTAGTAAGTATCTCTAACTACTGTAAAGAGGTTGGAATGTATCTCTATCTTGATGGAGCTAGATTAGCTTCAGCACTAGCCTCAGAAAAGAATGATATAGAGTTGACAGATTATCCAAAATATTGTGATGCATTTTATATAGGGGGAACAAAGTGTGGACTTTTATTTGGAGAAGCTCTAGTAATAACTAACAAAGAGTTGGAAAGAGGATTTTTCTGTAGTACAAAACAGAGAGGAGCAACTTTAGCAAAGGGAAGATTGTTAGGAATACAGTTTGCAGAATTATTTAAGGGGGATAGATACTATCAAGTTGGAAAACACTCTAATGAGATGGCTACTCTTTTGAAAAAAGGTGTTTTAGAAGCAGGGTATAAACTAAAAACAGATTCATATACAAATCAACAGTTTTTCATCTTTCCAAATGAAAAAATTGAAAAATTGGGAGAAAAATATAGATATGAGTTTTGGGAAAAAGTAGATGAAGATAATTCAGCAATTAGATTTGTAACTTCTTGGGCAACTAGAGAGGAAGATGTAAAAGAACTTATAAAAGATTTAAAAACTTTATAA
- a CDS encoding response regulator transcription factor — MKKILVIDDEWKIRKLIKDYLVREGYIVDEAGDGEEGIEKFFSNVYDIVILDIMMPKIDGWSVCRKIREESQIPIIMLTARADEGDQLFGFELETDEYMTKPFNPKLLVAKVKALLRRDGKIVDNAPMSFRDLMIDGVKREVRLKDEILELTPKEYDLLYFFIENKGIALSREKILNSVWGWDYFGDSRTVDTHIKRLRKKIGDDYIQTVRGFGYKFEG; from the coding sequence GTGAAAAAAATTCTTGTAATAGATGACGAATGGAAGATAAGGAAGTTAATAAAGGACTATTTGGTGAGAGAGGGATATATAGTAGATGAGGCAGGAGATGGAGAAGAGGGAATAGAAAAATTTTTCTCAAATGTCTATGATATTGTTATTTTGGATATAATGATGCCAAAGATTGATGGTTGGAGTGTGTGTAGAAAGATAAGAGAGGAATCACAGATTCCAATTATTATGTTGACAGCTAGAGCTGACGAGGGAGATCAGTTATTTGGTTTTGAATTGGAAACAGATGAGTATATGACAAAACCATTTAATCCAAAATTATTAGTGGCAAAGGTAAAAGCTCTTTTGAGAAGAGATGGAAAGATTGTAGATAATGCTCCTATGTCATTTAGAGATCTGATGATAGATGGTGTAAAAAGAGAGGTAAGATTGAAAGATGAGATCTTAGAATTGACTCCAAAAGAGTATGATCTACTATATTTTTTCATAGAGAATAAAGGGATAGCACTATCTAGAGAGAAGATACTTAACTCAGTTTGGGGTTGGGACTATTTTGGAGATTCAAGAACTGTTGATACTCACATAAAAAGACTTAGAAAAAAAATAGGAGATGACTATATTCAAACTGTAAGAGGTTTCGGATATAAATTTGAGGGATAG
- a CDS encoding heavy-metal-associated domain-containing protein — MKKVVKIDGMGCMHCVNSVKTALEALEGVEVLEVKIGEATVEIAEDYDFNKIVEALDDAGYEVI; from the coding sequence ATGAAAAAAGTAGTAAAAATAGATGGTATGGGATGTATGCACTGTGTAAATAGTGTTAAGACAGCTTTAGAGGCATTAGAAGGAGTAGAAGTTTTAGAAGTAAAAATAGGAGAGGCAACTGTTGAGATAGCAGAAGACTATGATTTTAATAAGATAGTAGAAGCATTAGATGACGCTGGATATGAGGTAATTTAA
- a CDS encoding metal-sensing transcriptional repressor has product MGDNTNGVLCLSNTDDFRKKLISRINRIAGQLRGIEKMILNHVKCDEILNQVSSVKSALNGVAKVVLEAHLKNCVVHDIKAGLEGEATSELILTLNTLIEKKGKKINESNNNIIRKIEQQIEMMRKSIEKDECCSSILRDISIIKGELDSMARVILEGHVKNCLVRDIKAGLEEKTIDDFLYTINKMVK; this is encoded by the coding sequence ATGGGAGATAATACAAATGGAGTACTTTGTTTATCTAATACAGATGACTTTAGAAAAAAGTTGATTTCAAGGATAAATAGAATTGCAGGACAGTTGAGAGGAATAGAGAAGATGATATTAAACCATGTGAAGTGTGATGAGATATTAAATCAAGTTTCTTCTGTAAAATCAGCTCTCAATGGAGTGGCAAAAGTTGTGTTGGAAGCACATCTAAAAAATTGTGTGGTACATGATATAAAAGCTGGACTAGAGGGGGAGGCTACATCAGAACTTATACTGACATTGAATACATTGATAGAAAAAAAAGGAAAAAAAATAAATGAGAGTAATAATAATATAATTAGGAAGATTGAGCAACAAATAGAGATGATGAGAAAATCAATAGAGAAAGATGAGTGTTGCAGTAGTATTTTAAGAGATATCTCTATTATAAAAGGGGAATTGGATAGTATGGCTAGAGTTATCCTAGAGGGGCATGTGAAAAATTGCTTGGTGAGAGATATAAAAGCAGGATTAGAGGAGAAAACTATTGATGATTTTCTCTACACAATAAATAAAATGGTAAAATAA
- the nusB gene encoding transcription antitermination factor NusB: protein MSRRVAREELFKLVFESELKEESTKEVLENYLKRDEVLTNENEIAFIKKYMTGITENNDKIIETINNNITGWSFERIGNVEKALLKCSVYELLCETTPHEIVVNEVVELAKMYGDEKTFEFVNGVLAKIINK from the coding sequence ATGAGTAGAAGAGTAGCAAGAGAAGAGTTATTCAAATTAGTTTTTGAAAGCGAATTAAAAGAGGAGAGCACAAAAGAGGTTCTAGAAAATTATTTAAAAAGAGATGAAGTTTTAACAAATGAAAATGAGATAGCTTTTATCAAAAAATATATGACTGGAATTACAGAGAACAATGATAAAATAATAGAAACTATCAATAATAACATCACAGGATGGAGTTTTGAAAGAATAGGAAATGTAGAGAAGGCTTTATTAAAATGCTCTGTATATGAGCTTTTATGTGAAACTACTCCACATGAGATAGTTGTAAATGAAGTAGTTGAGCTTGCTAAAATGTATGGAGATGAAAAGACTTTTGAATTTGTAAACGGTGTTTTAGCAAAAATAATAAACAAATAG
- the atoD gene encoding acetate CoA-transferase subunit alpha: MRNKVVTMEEAVSHVKDGMTVFIGGFLGVGTPEKIIDALIEKGVKDLTVIGNDTGFPDRGIGRLVCNNQVKKVIATHIGTNPETGRRMNTGEMEVELCPQGTLAERIRAAGNGLGGILTPTGVGTIVEEGKQVIEVDGKKYLLEKPIKADVALINGSIVDELGNVIYAKTTKNFNPMMATAADTVIVFAEKLVKVGEIDPDHVMTSRIFVDYIVK; this comes from the coding sequence ATGAGAAACAAAGTAGTGACAATGGAAGAAGCAGTATCACATGTAAAAGATGGAATGACTGTCTTTATTGGTGGATTTTTAGGAGTAGGAACACCAGAAAAGATAATTGATGCACTAATTGAAAAAGGTGTAAAAGATTTAACTGTAATAGGTAACGATACTGGATTTCCTGACAGAGGGATAGGAAGATTAGTATGTAATAACCAAGTTAAAAAAGTTATTGCTACTCACATAGGAACAAACCCAGAAACAGGAAGAAGAATGAATACTGGAGAGATGGAAGTAGAGCTTTGTCCTCAAGGAACTCTTGCTGAAAGAATCAGAGCAGCAGGAAATGGATTAGGTGGAATACTTACTCCAACTGGTGTAGGAACAATAGTTGAAGAGGGAAAACAAGTAATTGAAGTAGATGGAAAAAAATATTTATTAGAAAAGCCTATAAAAGCAGACGTTGCATTAATAAATGGTTCAATAGTAGATGAGTTAGGAAACGTTATCTATGCTAAAACTACAAAGAACTTTAACCCAATGATGGCAACTGCAGCAGATACTGTTATAGTTTTTGCAGAGAAACTTGTAAAAGTAGGAGAGATAGACCCAGATCACGTAATGACATCAAGAATATTTGTAGACTATATAGTAAAATAG
- a CDS encoding heavy metal translocating P-type ATPase yields the protein MTKKDYQLGGVTCQVCVNKIEKKLSKLDGMSEAVVNLSNGKLGVNYDESVLSDDKIVEVVKKLGYEIEELKDLKEVELEISGITCQVCVNKIEKKVAKQEGVDSVVVNLANSRGRVVYDSDKIKLSEILEVIKKLGYDAKKYEELEEDTKEIEMQQHFKREFLEFKLAIFFSALVFYISMGTMVGLPVPSIISPDVNPLNFALIQLFLSIPVIYIGRRFYRVGIKQLIMRSPSMDSLIATGTGSAIIYSLYGTYKIAQGDVHYAHALYYESGVVILALILLGKYLEGISKGKTSEAIKKLMSLKSKKATLIRDGKFIQVDIEEVEIGELVLVKPGESIPVDGVVVEGQSSVDESMLTGESIPVDKNIGDKVFGASINKNGSLQVRVEATGKGTVISKIIKLVENAQGSKAPIAKIADKVSSYFVPIVMLIALTSGVVWYILGSRGIVKIHEAPSIFALTIFVAVMVIACPCSLGLATPTAIMVGTGRGAELGVLIKSGEALEKAHKVNTIVFDKTGTITEGKPKVTDILIFNGMSENEILGLAGALEEHSEHPLGEAIVEAGRERELIFPKLKDFRAIVGKGVMGTAGEDRIYIGNRKLMEEFDIKIDKNEILDELALQGKTPMYLAINEIFTAVIGVADTLKPEAILTIKELQNRGYQVGMITGDNKITAQAIGKQVGIDIIFAEVTPEEKYLKVKELQEEGKNVAMVGDGINDSPALVQADIGIAIGGGTDIAMESADIVLMKRNLKDVITAMDLSHAVIKNIKENLFWAFIYNTIGIPVAAGILYPLTGYLLNPMIAGGAMAMSSVSVVTNALRLRKFKAKI from the coding sequence ATGACTAAAAAAGATTATCAACTTGGTGGGGTAACCTGCCAAGTTTGTGTAAATAAAATAGAGAAAAAACTTTCTAAATTAGATGGAATGAGTGAAGCAGTAGTAAATTTATCCAATGGAAAATTGGGAGTAAACTATGATGAAAGTGTACTGTCTGATGATAAGATAGTAGAGGTAGTAAAAAAACTTGGTTATGAGATAGAGGAATTGAAAGATCTCAAAGAGGTAGAGTTAGAGATTTCAGGGATAACTTGCCAAGTTTGTGTGAATAAAATAGAGAAAAAAGTTGCCAAACAGGAGGGTGTAGACTCAGTAGTAGTAAATTTGGCAAATAGTCGTGGAAGAGTTGTATATGACTCTGATAAGATAAAACTTTCTGAGATATTAGAAGTTATAAAAAAATTGGGATATGATGCTAAAAAATATGAAGAGTTGGAGGAAGATACTAAAGAGATTGAGATGCAACAGCATTTTAAAAGAGAGTTTTTAGAGTTTAAATTGGCTATTTTCTTTTCAGCTCTTGTTTTTTATATCTCAATGGGAACAATGGTTGGATTACCAGTACCAAGTATAATTTCACCAGATGTAAATCCACTTAATTTTGCACTGATACAGTTATTTTTATCAATACCTGTTATCTATATAGGAAGAAGATTTTACAGAGTAGGGATAAAACAGTTGATAATGAGAAGTCCAAGTATGGATTCTTTAATAGCAACAGGTACAGGGTCAGCTATCATATATAGCTTGTATGGAACTTATAAGATAGCTCAAGGAGATGTACACTATGCACATGCTCTTTATTACGAATCTGGAGTTGTTATCTTAGCTCTTATTCTTTTAGGCAAATATTTAGAAGGAATAAGTAAGGGAAAAACATCAGAAGCTATAAAAAAATTGATGAGTTTAAAGAGTAAAAAGGCAACTCTAATAAGAGATGGAAAATTTATTCAGGTGGATATTGAAGAGGTAGAGATAGGAGAATTGGTATTAGTAAAACCTGGAGAGAGTATTCCTGTAGATGGAGTAGTTGTGGAAGGACAGAGTAGTGTAGATGAATCTATGCTGACTGGAGAGAGTATTCCTGTAGATAAAAATATAGGAGATAAGGTGTTTGGTGCAAGTATAAATAAGAATGGAAGTTTGCAAGTAAGAGTTGAGGCAACAGGTAAGGGAACAGTAATCTCTAAAATAATTAAACTTGTAGAAAATGCTCAAGGAAGTAAAGCACCAATCGCTAAGATAGCTGATAAAGTTTCAAGTTATTTTGTTCCGATTGTTATGTTGATAGCCCTTACTTCAGGTGTAGTTTGGTATATATTGGGAAGTAGAGGAATTGTTAAGATACATGAAGCTCCTTCTATTTTTGCACTTACAATATTTGTTGCTGTGATGGTAATAGCTTGTCCATGTTCGTTGGGATTAGCTACTCCAACAGCTATAATGGTAGGGACTGGTAGAGGAGCAGAGTTAGGTGTTCTAATAAAATCTGGAGAGGCTTTAGAGAAAGCACACAAGGTTAATACTATAGTTTTTGATAAGACGGGAACTATAACTGAGGGAAAACCAAAAGTAACTGATATTTTAATATTTAATGGTATGAGTGAAAATGAGATCTTAGGATTGGCTGGAGCTTTGGAAGAGCATTCAGAACACCCATTAGGAGAGGCTATTGTAGAAGCTGGTAGAGAGAGAGAGTTGATATTTCCTAAGTTAAAAGATTTTAGAGCAATAGTAGGAAAAGGTGTAATGGGAACTGCTGGAGAGGATAGAATCTATATTGGAAATAGAAAATTGATGGAAGAGTTTGATATCAAAATTGATAAGAATGAGATATTAGATGAGTTGGCTCTTCAAGGTAAGACGCCAATGTATCTTGCAATAAATGAGATTTTTACTGCTGTGATTGGAGTGGCAGATACTCTGAAACCAGAGGCTATTTTGACTATAAAAGAGTTACAAAATAGAGGTTACCAAGTGGGAATGATAACTGGTGACAATAAAATTACAGCACAAGCAATAGGAAAGCAAGTTGGAATAGACATAATTTTTGCAGAGGTAACTCCTGAAGAGAAATATCTAAAAGTAAAGGAGCTACAAGAGGAAGGCAAGAATGTAGCTATGGTAGGAGATGGAATAAATGACTCTCCAGCTCTTGTACAGGCAGATATAGGAATAGCAATAGGTGGTGGAACAGATATTGCTATGGAAAGTGCTGATATTGTTTTGATGAAAAGAAATCTAAAAGATGTTATAACAGCTATGGATTTAAGTCATGCAGTTATAAAAAATATAAAAGAGAACCTATTTTGGGCTTTTATCTATAATACAATAGGTATACCAGTGGCAGCAGGTATACTATATCCATTGACTGGCTACCTGCTAAATCCTATGATAGCTGGTGGAGCTATGGCAATGAGTTCAGTATCAGTAGTAACCAATGCTTTAAGGCTAAGAAAATTCAAAGCAAAAATCTAA
- a CDS encoding short-chain fatty acid transporter — MTTTKNSQGLFKRFTSLCVSVMQKYLPDPYIFCAMLTFIVFIGAMVLTKQSPMRIIGHWSNGFWSLLSFSMQMALVLVTGHTMASSKIFKSFLASLASKLKTPRQAIVVVTLVSTVACLLNWGFGLVIGAIFAREIAKKIKGIDYRLLIASAYTGFLVWHGGLSGSIPLQVASDSVEALKKQTAGAMIANIPTSETIFSPMNLFIMGALLIALPLINRAMYPSENEVVAVDPKLLEEKEEMITKSKEEMTPAERIENSKVVSILLGIMGWAYILQYFMTKGFNLNLNLVNFIFLFTGILLHGTPRRFLDAFLEATKGASGILLQFPFYAGIMGIMTGANAEGLSLAVIMSNFFVNISTPKTFPLFSFLSAGIVNFFVPSGGGQWAVQAPIVMPAGLEIGVSTAKSAMAIAWGDAWTNMIQPFWALPALGIAGLGAKDIMGYCLIVLLCSGVIISAGFLLF; from the coding sequence ATGACTACTACTAAAAATAGTCAAGGATTATTTAAACGTTTTACTTCATTATGTGTATCTGTTATGCAAAAATACTTACCAGATCCATATATCTTTTGTGCAATGTTAACTTTCATAGTGTTTATAGGTGCTATGGTTTTAACAAAGCAGTCACCAATGAGAATAATAGGGCATTGGAGTAATGGATTTTGGTCACTGTTATCTTTTTCAATGCAGATGGCATTAGTCCTAGTAACAGGGCACACAATGGCAAGTTCAAAGATATTTAAAAGTTTTTTAGCTAGCCTTGCATCAAAGTTAAAAACACCAAGACAAGCAATAGTTGTTGTAACTTTAGTTTCAACAGTAGCATGTCTTTTAAACTGGGGATTTGGATTAGTTATTGGAGCAATTTTTGCAAGAGAGATTGCTAAAAAAATTAAAGGAATAGATTATAGACTTTTAATAGCTTCAGCTTACACAGGGTTCTTAGTGTGGCATGGAGGATTATCAGGATCAATTCCATTACAAGTGGCTAGTGACAGTGTAGAGGCTTTGAAAAAGCAAACAGCTGGAGCAATGATAGCTAACATACCAACAAGTGAAACTATATTTTCACCAATGAACCTATTCATAATGGGAGCTTTACTAATTGCATTACCTCTTATCAATAGAGCTATGTATCCAAGTGAAAATGAGGTTGTAGCTGTTGATCCTAAATTATTAGAAGAAAAAGAAGAGATGATTACAAAGAGCAAGGAGGAAATGACTCCAGCTGAAAGAATAGAGAATAGTAAAGTAGTGTCAATTCTATTAGGAATAATGGGATGGGCATATATATTACAATATTTTATGACAAAAGGATTTAACTTAAATCTAAACTTAGTAAACTTTATATTCTTATTTACAGGAATCTTATTACATGGAACACCTAGAAGATTTTTAGATGCTTTCTTAGAAGCTACAAAAGGTGCTTCAGGAATCTTATTACAGTTTCCATTTTATGCAGGAATTATGGGAATAATGACAGGAGCTAATGCCGAGGGATTATCATTAGCAGTAATAATGTCAAATTTCTTCGTAAATATATCAACACCAAAAACATTCCCACTATTCTCTTTCTTAAGTGCAGGAATAGTAAACTTCTTCGTACCTTCTGGTGGAGGACAATGGGCAGTACAAGCTCCAATTGTTATGCCAGCAGGATTAGAGATAGGAGTTTCAACTGCTAAATCAGCTATGGCAATAGCTTGGGGAGATGCTTGGACAAATATGATTCAACCATTCTGGGCTTTACCAGCATTGGGAATAGCAGGATTGGGAGCAAAGGATATAATGGGATACTGTTTAATAGTATTACTATGTTCAGGAGTTATTATATCAGCTGGATTCCTCTTATTCTAA
- a CDS encoding HAMP domain-containing sensor histidine kinase, translated as MKIRWKIFFLMWSMVMMIIGGFAITNNIYLEKFYLTTKKDRLVQVGRLISDPNYVIDFRNLEVQNNAEITIKKTDQIERYFYRKLLTQKEIQEIKRYLSNGVPIFKIINYDDYRGKVLVLFMEYKSDRYLEIITPLSLIQEGLEVSVQYHLQIIILSFIIGSSMAFIFSKAMVAPILELKEITKKISKLDFSRKFEDVRKDEIGELGETINLMGETLKKNIDEINKANLKLMEDIEKEKKIDKLRKEFVACVSHELKTPIAIIQGYAQGLSENVATEEDKNFYCDVIIEESYKMDSLVRELLLISQIEAGYFKMQMEEVNLYENIKDFIDKYSSKTKHIRYVGSKDIKVICDEKYIDRVLENLISNAMKYSTDNEDIEIEVLEKEDKCRVIVKNRSDHLEEKDLETIWNPFVRLDSAIGKDGHGLGLAIVAGILDNHKNSYGVYISENNWVNFWFELNLI; from the coding sequence ATGAAAATAAGATGGAAAATATTTTTTCTAATGTGGAGTATGGTTATGATGATTATAGGTGGTTTTGCTATAACAAATAACATATACTTAGAGAAGTTTTATTTAACTACCAAAAAAGATAGGTTAGTGCAAGTTGGAAGACTGATAAGTGATCCCAACTATGTAATAGATTTTAGAAATCTAGAGGTTCAAAATAATGCAGAGATAACAATAAAAAAAACAGATCAAATAGAAAGATATTTTTATCGAAAACTACTTACTCAAAAGGAGATACAGGAGATAAAAAGATACCTCAGCAATGGGGTACCTATTTTTAAGATAATAAACTATGATGACTATAGAGGGAAAGTTTTAGTTTTATTTATGGAATATAAAAGTGATAGGTACTTGGAGATTATAACTCCATTAAGTTTGATTCAAGAGGGGTTAGAGGTTTCAGTACAGTACCATTTACAAATAATAATTCTCTCTTTTATTATAGGTTCATCAATGGCTTTTATATTTTCTAAGGCTATGGTGGCACCAATTTTAGAATTGAAAGAGATAACTAAAAAAATATCTAAATTGGATTTCTCTAGAAAATTTGAAGATGTTAGAAAAGATGAGATAGGTGAATTGGGAGAAACAATTAACTTGATGGGAGAGACTTTGAAAAAGAATATTGATGAGATCAATAAAGCTAATTTGAAGTTGATGGAAGATATAGAGAAAGAGAAAAAAATAGATAAACTTAGAAAGGAGTTTGTAGCTTGTGTAAGTCACGAATTAAAAACTCCAATAGCTATTATACAAGGTTATGCTCAAGGGTTGAGTGAGAATGTTGCAACTGAAGAGGATAAGAATTTTTATTGTGATGTCATAATAGAAGAGAGTTATAAGATGGATAGTTTAGTGAGAGAGTTACTACTTATTTCACAAATAGAGGCTGGATATTTTAAGATGCAGATGGAAGAGGTAAACCTCTATGAGAATATAAAAGATTTTATAGATAAGTATTCCTCTAAAACTAAACATATAAGATATGTTGGAAGTAAGGATATCAAAGTGATCTGTGATGAAAAATATATTGATAGAGTGTTGGAAAATTTAATAAGTAATGCTATGAAATATAGTACAGATAATGAGGATATAGAGATAGAAGTATTAGAAAAAGAGGATAAATGTAGAGTGATTGTAAAAAATAGAAGTGATCATCTAGAAGAAAAAGATTTAGAAACTATTTGGAATCCTTTTGTAAGGCTAGATAGTGCAATAGGTAAAGATGGACATGGTTTAGGTTTAGCAATAGTGGCAGGAATCCTAGATAATCATAAAAACAGTTATGGAGTTTATATCTCTGAAAATAACTGGGTTAATTTTTGGTTTGAACTAAATCTAATCTAA
- a CDS encoding DUF2273 domain-containing protein, whose protein sequence is MLEEIIGNLIYNRKRYLYALYGFIIALLLVTVGVVKTVFILLVTILGYLLGSPKIVKKFKKIKNILSEKLNED, encoded by the coding sequence ATGTTAGAAGAAATTATAGGAAATTTAATCTACAATAGAAAAAGATATCTGTATGCTTTATATGGATTTATAATAGCACTTTTATTGGTAACAGTAGGTGTGGTTAAAACAGTTTTTATCCTATTGGTGACTATACTTGGTTATCTATTGGGAAGTCCTAAAATAGTAAAAAAATTTAAAAAAATTAAAAATATATTATCTGAAAAATTAAATGAGGATTAA
- a CDS encoding 3-oxoacid CoA-transferase subunit B yields the protein MELDKKQVREYIAKRVAQELRDGYVVNLGIGLPTLVANYVPEDMDVVFQSENGIIGVGPAPEPGKEDKDMINAGGGFVTVLPGAQFFDSCTSFGIIRGGHVDATVLGALQVDEEGNLANWMVPGKIVPGMGGAMDLVVGAKEVIVAMEHTSKGSVKILKKCNLPLTAAKEVNLIITEKCVIKVTPEGLVLTEVSPYSSIEDVKANTEAELIIPDDIKILTL from the coding sequence ATGGAATTAGATAAAAAACAAGTAAGAGAGTATATAGCAAAAAGAGTAGCACAAGAATTAAGAGATGGATATGTAGTAAACTTAGGAATAGGATTACCTACATTAGTAGCTAACTATGTTCCAGAGGATATGGATGTAGTATTCCAATCAGAGAATGGAATAATAGGTGTAGGACCAGCTCCAGAACCTGGAAAAGAGGATAAAGATATGATAAATGCTGGTGGAGGATTTGTAACAGTTCTTCCTGGAGCACAATTCTTTGACTCTTGTACTTCTTTTGGAATAATCAGAGGTGGACACGTTGACGCTACTGTTTTAGGAGCACTTCAAGTAGATGAGGAAGGAAACCTAGCTAACTGGATGGTACCTGGAAAAATAGTTCCTGGAATGGGAGGAGCTATGGACCTAGTTGTTGGAGCAAAAGAGGTAATAGTAGCTATGGAGCATACAAGTAAGGGAAGTGTAAAAATACTAAAAAAATGTAATCTTCCATTAACTGCAGCTAAAGAGGTAAACTTAATAATCACTGAAAAATGTGTAATAAAAGTAACTCCAGAAGGATTAGTTTTAACTGAAGTAAGCCCTTACTCTTCAATAGAAGATGTAAAAGCAAATACAGAAGCTGAATTAATAATTCCAGATGATATTAAAATTTTAACTTTATAG
- a CDS encoding N-glycosylase/DNA lyase, giving the protein MKKNEYFYEVEKKYLEIKEDIEKRLKEFKSVWDNGNNRDIHVEMSFCILTPQSKAVNAWQAITTLRDNGLLFNGSAEEIVEYLNIVRFKNNKSKYLVELREKMTDSTGEIITKDFFSSFEEISKAREWIVKNVKGMAYKEASHFLRNVGFGKEIAILDRHILKNLVRLEVIDEVPKSITPKLYLEIERKMKDYCKFVNISMDSLDLLLWYLEAGEIFK; this is encoded by the coding sequence ATGAAAAAGAACGAATATTTTTATGAAGTAGAAAAAAAATATTTAGAGATAAAAGAAGATATAGAAAAAAGATTAAAAGAGTTTAAGAGTGTATGGGATAATGGAAACAATAGAGATATTCATGTAGAGATGTCTTTTTGTATACTAACACCTCAATCTAAGGCTGTTAATGCTTGGCAAGCTATTACCACATTGAGAGATAATGGACTTCTTTTTAATGGTAGTGCTGAAGAGATTGTGGAGTATCTCAACATAGTAAGATTTAAAAATAATAAATCAAAATATCTAGTTGAACTTAGAGAGAAGATGACAGACTCTACTGGGGAGATCATAACAAAAGATTTCTTCTCAAGTTTTGAAGAGATAAGTAAGGCTAGAGAGTGGATAGTAAAAAATGTCAAGGGGATGGCTTATAAAGAAGCTAGTCATTTTTTAAGAAATGTAGGTTTTGGAAAAGAGATAGCTATTCTGGATAGACACATATTAAAAAATCTAGTAAGACTAGAAGTGATTGATGAAGTTCCTAAAAGTATAACTCCAAAGTTATATTTAGAGATAGAGAGAAAAATGAAAGATTATTGCAAGTTTGTAAATATTTCAATGGATAGCTTAGATTTACTGTTGTGGTATTTAGAAGCGGGGGAAATCTTCAAGTAG